The Pogona vitticeps strain Pit_001003342236 chromosome 10, PviZW2.1, whole genome shotgun sequence nucleotide sequence GGACAATAAAGATAAAGCTAGCCTGGCCTAGTTTTATCTGGCTTGGCCTAGCCTGGCAGGGAGTTTTGGAGCTTGCGAATGACCACAGCCAAATCTCCTACTACAGTGGTGCGGAAAAGCCAGTATAGgaagtttggagaagttacttttcagcCTACAACCTGCAGAATTCCCTTGCTTTAAAGGGAGGAGCAAGACGTAAAGAGAACATCAGCAAAGGGGCagccctgtttctttttttttctggtcttcctgtcttcctatCCATCCAAATGTACTTTCTCCCACAAAATAACCAGTAATAGCACTGAAATCATTAAACACACTCACCTGATAGGCAGCCTCTGTAATAATGTGGGCAAACGGTAGGGTCTGGGGGAATGGGCCCCGTGATCTTGGATGGCCCCTCTGACATCTCAGCCTGAGCTCTAGGCCAGCAACCAGAAACTggaatgtttttctttccttacaCTTGGCACACCAAAAAGTATTCCCCTTTCTATTGATGAAACATCACAAATGTATTCGGAGGAGCACAGATTTGTAGACAACCTGTCAGAGGGGAAGAAAACATTAATTTAAAGCATTGGTAACTCATGGATGTTAACATGAGGCCACAAACTTGCACACGGGATTGCTGTATAAAACACAAGTGCAGGCTTCCAGCATCTATTTTGCTTTCTACTAGAACCACAAGATCCAACAAGTGGAGTTTGTGCTACGAGAACTCGTAAAGACTTATTGTCCCTCAGAATTTGTTTTGCTTATCAAAAAGCACAGTCCTTTCACACAGAAATCCACATCTGATTTGGCTGCCCCAAGCTTTCTTCATTCAACAGTACCTTGTATTTCAGACTTTGGGGTAGGGGAAAGGAGTCATTGTGATTGTTGTTACATAATTAGAAGTCAGGTTCCCATAGCCTCCAATCCTTGCTCCACAACTACTGCCATCCACTTCCTTTCAATGCTATGGAATTTCCCTTGAAAAACTCTCAGGGAACATTCTAAACATAATACTATGAGGGTTCAAATTTTACCTCCTCTGGTTTCAACAAAGACACTGGGGACACTGGCTTTAGAAAATCATAACTATGTTTTATTGGAACATGTAACAGCAAGTCCGTATGCTCAAACTCAACTTCTGCATTGTCTCTTGTCGTCAATGGGTCCAACGAGGGCATCCAAATGTCTTTATTAAAGAGGTTACAATTTGAGTCATTCCAAGGTCCCTTCGCAAACGGGTTACTGCTTTCCATCTCAGCAGCTCCTGCCTCAGGATTTAATAACGGGGTAGTCTCTTCATCTCACCCCCTCCAACTCATAAGGGTCTTCCTCTCCTCAAAGAGGGGCCCACGGTCCATCAGGCATCCCTTCCGCTGGTCGTCCTCCAGACGCCATAACCGAcattccttttcctgcctttctaccGCCGCCTTCTCTTCCCTGAGCCGTCTacgccactctctggcttccgACTCACCTCAGTAGGAAGGACGCGGTGGCAGCCCCCTTCTCCGTCTGTAAACAGCTTTTTCCCTAGGGACCCGCACCTTCTGCCATTTTCCCATCCATGGGTCTTCTacccatatcatttcccaacCCCCCAGTATTACGTCCACCTCCCCTTTTATATCTACCATTCCCGCCTCTACGAgggacctccctctttctcctctacCCGCCAAGTCACTCCCAGTCTGAGTAGCCACTGTCATCTTTGACAGTTCCTGCTCTAATTCCCGGGTATCAACTCCCCGCTGTATAGTCTCGATGGGTGGTGTAGGCGGGTCTGTCTGcgcctcttgttcctttttgagggAGGACGACACCCCGTTGAGAGCTTCTACCCTCTTGCCTCGCATCTCACAAATACATCCCACTTACCTAGCAAAGACAATATGAGGCAGATCACCACTGTCTTGCAGAGAAGAAGGAGATGGTTGGCTGGTGTCCAGAGCTAAATAAAAACTGTTTACTCTAAACTGTAAACCAAGGGCAACAATGAGATAGCAACAGAAGGCCAAACACCTTCCTCACACTTTTCTTAGGTGGAAGGAAAAAGGCAGTTAACAAGGCACTCTTGGCCTCATGCCAGCCACAGTACTGTGTTTATTCTGTTAACCTGAAAGGTTGTTTGTTAAGAGCAAAGTacaaaataatgatttaaaagaCTACTTTTCCCTACATAGGCAAAGAATAATCAGATTCTAAAAGCTACTGCCCAATCTTCCTACTGTGCCACTAATAAAACGTGTTTGAATGAATACTTTTAAATcacctagcccagtggttcccagtcttgggtacccagatgttcttggactacaactctcaaaaaTACTGTCCAACACAATTAGTGGCGAAAGCTTCTCGGAATttcagtacaagaacatctgggatgcaaggttgggaaccactcatctAGCCCTAAAATTGAACCTTTTCTAATTCCAGAACAAGCTTTACTAATCAAATCTTAAATCTAACCTagcatattttgtgtgtgttttgaaacacataaaataactggAGCAGCATTTGTGGACTTAACAGCAGCATATGATAATGTCCACCATAAATTGCTGCTCAAAAATCTCTACCTTCTTACTAAAGATTGTGGACTAACAGAACTGATTGCTGTTCTACTTCAAAACCAAAGGTTCTTTGTTGAATTTTTAAGTAGGCACTGTCACTGAGGAAATAAAGGAACTGTCTCCCATAAGGTTTTGTCCTGGTAccattactgtactttttaacatttatacaAATGATCAGCCAATGTTCCTGTATTCAAAAAGTTTCAGCTATGTGGATCTTGCCTTGACAATCCAGAAGGAAACTTTTGAGGCATCAAGCACAGCTAacttttgcattaaaatatatttccttatactacaaaaacaaccagctgaaaccaaatccttttttaaaaacaggtctatgccttccacttaaagaacagagaaacGGAGAGGAAGCTCCAAGTTAGCttagaaggcaagattttggaacatcgCTTAATCCAAAATATTTGAATGTCACCCTGAATCAAACACTGACCTACAAAAACCACTGTTTCCAAACAGAAAGTTGTTAGCAGAAATAACATACAGTACCTAGGAAACTGTTTGAGTCAACTGGAACTGAACTCCCACAAAAAATAAGAATAGCTTTGTCCATGTGCTACTCCAGAGAAGAATATGCTAGTGCTGTATGTTATGAATAAGCACATACCAAACAAGTGAGTGTAGGTCTTAATGAATcgtgcaggattattactggctccCTAAAACCTACCCCCACAAACACTGAAatagtctattatttggctgtcACTGCCCCTCTGGAAGTATACCGAGAAGTGGtagcaaataattaaataaggtAATTCAGCACCAAATCCATCCACTTAATGGGCACCAACCTAGACAACAGCTAAAGTCAAGGATAGGTTTTCTGCACAcatataaatattaaaccagaagagactAGGCTGAATTTATAGAGATTAAAAAACAATACACCTTGCTGAATAGATGAATGTCAAAGAGTGTCTTCCACCAGGATAAAATTCTGGCTGGATGATCTAGAAGCCATTAATacacttcaaagcaaagtaggaagattaAAGAtcatcaagtaaaatggggctatttggatacaggacaaattttctgtgaatgtggaaAAATCTGATCAATGCAGCATTTTtgtacatgcaatttatgccccatcacATGTATTAAAGAAGCTCTAGAAAATGGCTGAGATAGCACTACTGTATTACACTATTATCTACCAAAcagatttttacttttgcctctttctcctttgattcttttccttctctttcttccatgATCAATTCTTCCCTTTCTAGtacttctctctcccttttctcttcctctttctctgagGTTTCTatttgaggggacagctcactctgttctttttctctctctcctatttctccttcacagtccataattttaaattgtgtaacacTGTGATGCaaataaaagaaagcaatttGGAAAAGGAACATTTAAAAGGTCTTACTGTACAGGTCAATTACTAGAGACAtggtgatgttatttatttatttaaaataattttactccacctttctccttaaaagtgactgtgacaaccccagacctactggagtatgccacactttaattaagctgccaccaaccattccctataagaagtcacacagaccaggaatggattttactaaacaaaagaacaaggtttatttaaataacaaacagggtaaataaaatgatcaggtaaataagatactgtaacgtggcgtagtctcaatcatatacatacaacagtttggttcacacagaacaccttaaagtaaagcacagaccctgaacctatcagttctggctacctagatagagacctgaacctatcaggtatgtactaactgacacacagttgtactcagtctgacacacagactcccactccagcttctccacaccagctctaaatatatatacagtacagcccctcctccctgatgtcccgccttccactccccataggatggaactttccctccaaacccatgacagacaggtaccatcagtgctgtatgtaacacctcccctctttataagttgttttgcaggggaaaagctaaagtgcttttctccaaaaaacaaccaggatcaaatcacacaaaaacagttatacaataacacaatcccatacttacactctaggttaaacatatcacttatgcattttaacattcatatttacaatacattaagttacctttattaacacaaaccaagcctgttcaaaaaaaaaaacaggtacatttaacttttggtcaccaaaatatacatagtccctGGTTTCTTCGctgtcttcactcttcgggtcttcttgacaaggcgtcagcaacacagttcattgaccctctgaccaccttcacttcaaagtcataatcttgcaggtttaaagcccacctcataagtttactattatgggttttcattgtctttaaccactgcagtggtgagtggtcagtgcacagaataaaatgtcttccccagatgtaaggcttggccttctggatcgcgtatactatggccaggcactccttttccacagttgccaaatgtctctcacctttctggagtttcctactcaggtaggacactggatgctggtcaccattttcatcctcctggcaaagaactgctcctaccccgctgttagacgcatcggtgtagatgatgaactcccggtcgaagtctggagcacgcagcactggataattgatgagcgcctccttcaacctccggaacgcctcctcacagtcgctggtccacgggatgcggtcatcagtcttcttccgcgtcagatcggtcagcggagtcgccatctcgctaaaccttggaatgaactttctgtagtagcccaccaacccaagaaatgatttgtcttttttcttggtgttgggcctgggccaaagcacttcctcccctgggttaaagtgcctctccctggctttctgctcataccaggttttctttctaaccttctgagcttgcaggttctctgctgctagctctaggtttctctttaggtcattcattaaagagtctatatatgtcacaacgtcttgtgggtcatcctgggtgatctgctcccaattttgcttgattaaatcaagtggccctttcacccttctcccaaacaaaagttcaaacggactgaacccggtactggcttgtggcactgatcgataagcaaacaaaagggattgcagcttctggtcccaattgtttggattctctgccaaataagccctaatcatgcgcatcagagtcccattgaacttctccgttaacccattactttcggggtgataggcattggtttccttgtgtttaattccacagatttgccataaccgtttcatgagcttcgatgtaaacgatgtgcccaaatctgtgattatttctgaggcaaatcccatcctggacatataccccaccaaggcatctgccactgtgttagtttcaatgttagtcaagggtatggcttcggggtaccttgtggcatggtccacaatggtgagaatgaaccggttccccctctttgtggccttgggcaaaggtcccacaatatccactcctatacatttgaacggggtgtcaatcacaggcaaagggcacaacttcgctttggtcctgtcacggttattcccctgcctctgacacacatcacattgtttacagaactccttgatctgcttccctatttcaggccagtaaaaattctgtgtgattctctgctgtgttttgttcacccctaagtgcgcagcaaacatgtcagagtgccccctttgtatgatcatggggcgatacttttcaggtaccactagctgacttctgatcccatctcccccttttgagatatccatcagggtctctctatataaaattccctttttctcacgaaatctcgctggggtttcaggtgttaactgggtgtctgtcaccttttcaaaacactttcggagagtggcgtctgccttttgctcttggctaaatttgctgtctgtggttaaggtttctaccacagcttcggaactaccctcatctgctccagcctcgggctcttcaatacccccctgaactgtccctgtggtagcttgtgagcgtgtaatcactagcacccgtttcacatgttcagccaggtcatttcccacgagcacggctgctggcagagtcgatgaaatcgctagccgccaaactcccctccagccttgaaagctcacaggtacctcagctactggcagtgagatcacctgcccctcaatccctgccaccttcaagctctcatttgggattatatactgcctaggaataatatctggatggcacagggtcacctgggaacaagtatcccttagccccctatactgatggtcaagtattcctacgtccacccctgcggtctcaaacaattgcgaatctgtcctaattagtaagcagcgcttgacctccacaagaggaccattttccccagcctgatcagcagatgtaactgttccagattgagtagccatggcaacaggctccctcagtggcaaggagctttgctctttctggacacagaacacagcttttggcttggttccactcagatcatgaggcaaatttccctttagctgcttccatttctcacaccctgagattagatggccctttccttgacagaaataacattttctgctgtactcggagtctttctcatctggttttggttttccctccaaaatctgaggtctaggtggtttcatgtctgagggcttcccttcaccattattgttattcctatttctactcattatttccatcttcttcagctcaaacaccattttgtctacttccaacagtctctgtttcacttccctttcaaacgccagttccctcaccctcagttcacgcagttgggctcggagcatttttctgagttctggggtcagttctcccgtgttctcatcctgcactgagccaaattcctcctcagaaccttggtctacctgtgggtctcttacttcccccatttctgccatttggcttcgagtcaagggcataatccccccagaacaggctgccttcaaaagtcaagcctcaaaataaaatgacgactttttttcttttgcctcagaaacagccttctatagattgctgctgttccttcagcactaacttgcaactgttgccaggcagaatccaccccctctgctaggcctctcagcagacaggctagatcactgttacttcacacagttttgcctcagcttttttcccgccaaaacgggttgcctcagagctccctaatctagtccccaatctgagtgtgcacgttcttccactagcctacctccccgtgaggtaagcctagaagattacctacgcgctctcagattttccctgactagaccccccttgctctgggcacacttgccaaggctttgctggaccaccggacaactggaccagtcgtatcccaccgctgccaccaatcaatgtgacaaccccagacctactggagtatgccacactttaattaagctgccaccaaccattccctataagaagtcacacagaccaggaatggattttactaaataaaagaacaaggtttatttaaataacaaacagggtaaataaaatgatcaggtaaataagatactgtaacgtggcgtagtctcaatcatatacatacaacagtttggttcacacagaacaccttaaagtaaagcacagaccctgaacctatcagttctggctacctagatagagacctgaacctatcaggtatgtactaactgacacacagttgtactcagtctgacacacagactcccactccagcttctccacaccagctctaaatatatatacagtacagcccctcctccctgatgtcccgccttccactccccataggatggaactttccctccaaacccatgacagacaggtaccatcagtgctctATGTAACAGTGACTACTTGGCATCAGTAGAAGACAATgttgaaaagctaaaaacagtaagtatactgTACATCTATTACAAAATAATCAAATACTGctttaagaaatggtaaacaaaaacaacaccaaaacacattcagagcagcaaggcacaacaatccattaaaaacctcACTCTGACAACAAGTCACTTTTTAGGTGATCAGGAGGTGATTCTTGTAGTGTCATTGAATCGGAAGTGTTGGAATTGGAAAACTGTACAGGCAACGGTGAGGAGGTTTGTCAGTATCAAGAAGCCGATGTGTCGGGAGGAGCCTCTGGCAAGTGGCGCTTGGAACTTGCAGTACCATGCTTTGATGGTACCAATTGAGTATGTTGGCGTGATGTGAGACATGTGTAGGCTTTGGTATTGTCTATGGATACAGGTGAGGGCCCAGTATAAGTCGTGGTAACCTGTAAAGAGGATGATTGAACTTGTGAGAGTGTAGCCAATTCAGCAGATGGTAAGGAAACTTTAGTTGATGGTCTTGGTTTCTTCAGAACTGAAAGCGGCTGAACTAAGGTATCTTGAGTATGGTGTCATTTATGAGCCTTGCATGGTTTCGGTACCAAGGAGGCGGAAGATGAACAATATCATCCTCAGATGACTGGTGGTAGCCATGCCTCAGATGATATCGAGGAGGTGATGGAGAGTCTGAAGCACCAGGAGGATAGTAATACGCATATCAAAGACACTTGGGTTAGACATAATGCCCAGCATCGGTCTGCCGGTATCAGTATGAGCAATGTTGGTACTGCTTGGCTGGAGGATCATAATAAACAGGAGGCTCATAGACAGTGACTCATTTAAGCTGATGGTGTCGAGCCTGAGAGTCATGTGATAGCGACAGGCCTGAATGTGTCGGAAGCTGTGAATGTCCAGTATCGGATCGGCCAGTGTCCGGTGTATGGTGGAGTTTCGCCTTCCACTTACGCAGGGGTAACAGATCAGCAGGGATAGATGCTGAATCCGATTCACACACGGATACAGAGCAACCCATAGACTTGGGGCTCAAACAAGCGGAATACGGGAGCTGAGGTATCTGTCCACGATGGAGACTGAGCCAAAAGAGGAGAGGGTGGTTGACCATCTGGAGGTGGGATGGAATCACGGTCAGAATCAAGATCTATGATAGGTTGATCCTTGGTAGTGAGTTGTTGAGCAGGAGCTTGGGGATCATTAGAAGACTTTTTCAGTTTCTTAGGTTTGGAATGGACTGGTTTCGAAGTCCTGAGGACTTTGCTTTAGAAAATTTCAATTTAGGTTTGGAAGTTGTCAGTAATGGAGAAGTAGTGGTAATGTCAGTAGGGAGCAGAGGTGGCTGTGAACCTTGTGATTCGTTCATGGTAGATGGTGGACGTAGGGATCGCTCCCACAGAAAAGACAGTCACTGACGATGGAGTTTGAGGGCTTGTTTTGTTAAGTTTTTACAAAAATGACAAGAAGCTGGTTGATGAGATTCTCTCAGGCAAAATAAGCAAGAGTCATGGCCATCAGAAAGAGGCATCTTATTCGGGCACAAAGTGCACCTCTTAAATGGCCCTGCGGGTGCCATAAAAGGCAGGAGagggtgtggggtggggtgacGGTAGAAGAAGGGGGAAACAGATCAAAAGTTTCTCACAATTTGAagtattttactttttcttctatATAGGATTGattttctattttttactcttttttgttttaagtatTAAAGAAACAGTTGTGAACAGAGAGCTCGTCATATGATGAGACCTCAGaagcggcaaaaaggaactgaggcaatcgccAGGACGGGTGGACCATGTGTGCTAGGGGGGTGGTCCTGGCAAACTCATGTTTGGAGACCTCtgtgcaagcgcagattaacccattagtgtgcattcacagagaaccacaaagaagaataaacagtTTATCAGCAAAGAAAACAATGCACACAAGCACAGCTAACTGACAAGAAAAGGAAGACATTTAGCCCAAACTCAAGCTGTGATAAGAAATGGACTCTGATGGGAATAAAATACTCAGGTTCCTACATTTTagtttttgaaataaaacatatacagtggggtcttgacttgagaacttaatccgtattggaaggcggttctcaagtcaaaaagtctgtaagtcaagtctccattgacctacagtgcattaaaaaccgattaatcccgtaacaggccgtttttgtgccattttggattttttctggtctgtgagtcaattctcaggctgcaagtcaaacctaaattttgcggccagagaagtttgtaactcaaaaagtctgtaagtcaagccgtctgtaagtcaagggtccactgtacagtggtacctcgacttacgaacatctccacttgcaaacattttgagttacgaacggctccgtttgcaaaatgttgctttgacttgcgaacggagcctcgacttacaaatgaaaaaaactttcctgctctttttttgacctaagttcattttaggtcaaaagaagaagaaaattctccccctagtggtagagtacagattaaccacctttgcattagttcctatgggaactaatgcctctacttacaaacagcGCCTCAACAcatgaacgaaaaacagcctgaacagattaaatggttttcaatgcattcctatgggaaatcttgcgttccaatacggattaagtttgtacaggtaccactgtatcattgTTACATGTTAACACTAACACCACACCTGATCTA carries:
- the LOC144584362 gene encoding uncharacterized protein LOC144584362, with the translated sequence MPLTRSQMAEMGEVRDPQVDQGSEEEFGSVQDENTGELTPELRKMLRAQLRELRVRELAFEREVKQRLLEVDKMVFELKKMEIMSRNRNNNNGEGKPSDMKPPRPQILEGKPKPDEKDSEYSRKCYFCQGKGHLISGCEKWKQLKGNLPHDLSGTKPKAVFCVQKEQSSLPLREPVAMATQSGTVTSADQAGENGPLVEVKRCLLIRTDSQLFETAGVDVGILDHQYRGLRDTCSQVTLCHPDIIPRQYIIPNESLKVAGIEGQVISLPVAEVPVSFQGWRGVWRLAISSTLPAAVLVGNDLAEHVKRVLVITRSQATTGTVQGGIEEPEAGADEGSSEAVVETLTTDSKFSQEQKADATLRKCFEKVTDTQLTPETPARFREKKGILYRETLMDISKGGDGIRSQLVVPEKYRPMIIQRGHSDMFAAHLGVNKTQQRITQNFYWPEIGKQIKEFCKQCDVCQRQGNNRDRTKAKLCPLPVIDTPFKCIGVDIVGPLPKATKRGNRFILTIVDHATRYPEAIPLTNIETNTVADALVGYMSRMGFASEIITDLGTSFTSKLMKRLWQICGIKHKETNAYHPESNGLTEKFNGTLMRMIRAYLAENPNNWDQKLQSLLFAYRSVPQASTGFSPFELLFGRRVKGPLDLIKQNWEQITQDDPQDVVTYIDSLMNDLKRNLELAAENLQAQKVRKKTWYEQKARERHFNPGEEVLWPRPNTKKKDKSFLGLVGYYRKFIPRFSEMATPLTDLTRKKTDDRIPWTSDCEEAFRRLKEALINYPVLRAPDFDREFIIYTDASNSGVGAVLCQEDENGDQHPVSYLSRKLQKGERHLATVEKECLAIVYAIQKAKPYIWGRHFILCTDHSPLQWLKTMKTHNSKLMRWALNLQDYDFEVKVVRGSMNCVADALSRRPEE